A genomic window from Triticum urartu cultivar G1812 chromosome 7, Tu2.1, whole genome shotgun sequence includes:
- the LOC125525624 gene encoding putative disease resistance protein RGA3, giving the protein MAAAIGGMVASGVIKVVIKQLGFAIVGKIKLHKKLTEDLEKLKMTLESVEAALSDAERRSITDRSALLWVNRLKAAMYDISDMLDDYESDAGLVFGAMRKKINMPDKMKKMQESLQKITEDRQNYCLPPETHTNEHQLPDIRENAGTIEEAEIIGRAKEKLEILARLSGSTTERTTFLPIWGFGGIGKTTLARSVYNDPEFKNHSRVWVYVSQIFDLKFFGKTIISQLSEPEPEQKSKPAPDLHSINICLQKLLTEKKNILIILDDLWEKHPSQLEQLKDMLKQGEGCKVTVVVTTQDEGIANEIGTVQPYNLPQLSDEMCWDKIRQKSKFETRDDKERLEPIGRDIAKKCRGVALAAQSLGHMLKSRPHREWNSVKANHIWDLSTSTDASPGNEVLGSLQLSYNFMPPYLKLCFAYCAIFPKGHKMIKYDLIHQWIALGFVEASSTFSNWHSS; this is encoded by the exons ATGGCGGCAGCCATCGGGGGCATGGTCGCCTCGGGCGTGATCAAGGTGGTGATCAAGCAGCTCGGATTCGCCATCGTGGGCAAGATCAAGCTGCACAAGAAACTGACCGAAGACCTGGAGAAATTGAAGATGACGCTGGAGTCGGTGGAGGCCGCGCTCAGCGACGCCGAGAGGCGGTCCATCACGGACAGATCGGCGCTCCTGTGGGTGAACCGGCTCAAGGCCGCTATGTACGACATCTCCGACATGCTTGATGACTACGAATCTGACGCCGGCCTGGTAT TCGGAGCTATGAGGAAGAAGATTAATATGCCagacaagatgaagaagatgcaAGAGAGTCTACAGAAGATAACAGAAGACCGTCAGAACTACTGTCTTCCGCCAGAAACTCATACCAACGAGCACCAACTTCCAGATATCAGGGAAAATGCAGGGACCATAGAGGAAGCAGAAATTATTGGGAGGGCCAAGGAAAAACTGGAAATCTTGGCTCGATTATCTGGGAGCACCACTGAACGAACCACCTTCCTCCCCATATGGGGCTTTGGAGGCATTGGAAAGACCACCTTGGCAAGATCAGTTTACAACGACCCTGAGTTTAAAAATCACTCTCGGGTATGGGTCTATGTTTCCCAGATATTTGACTTGAAATTTTTTGGAAAAACTATAATATCGCAACTATCAGAACCAGAACCAGAACAAAAGAGCAAGCCGGCACCTGATTTGCATAGTATTAACATTTGCTTGCAAAAGCTACTCACTGAGAAGAAGAATATTTTGATCATTTTGGATGACCTGTGGGAGAAGCATCCTTCTCAACTAGAACAATTAAAGGATATGCTGAAGCAGGGTGAGGGATGCAAGGTGACGGTTGTAGTTACCACACAGGATGAAGGTATTGCAAATGAGATTGGTACTGTTCAGCCATACAACTTGCCTCAATTGTCAGATGAGATGTGCTGGGATAAAATTAGGCAGAAAAGTAAATTTGAAACAAGGGATGACAAAGAAAGGTTGGAGCCGATTGGAAGGGATATTGCAAAGAAGTGCAGAGGTGTAGCTTTAGCTGCTCAATCACTTGGACACATGTTGAAGTCCAGGCCGCACAGAGAATGGAATTCGGTGAAAGCCAATCACATATGGGATCTATCTACTTCTACAGATGCATCACCAGGAAATGAAGTGCTTGGATCCTTGCAGTTAAGCTACAACTTCATGCCTCCATACTTGAAGTTATGCTTTGCCTATTGTGCAATCTTTCCAAAGGGTCACAAGATGATTAAATATGATCTGATTCATCAATGGATTGCTCTTGGATTCGTGGAGGCATCTAGTACATTCTCTAATTGGCATTCTAGTTAG